Proteins encoded by one window of Salvia splendens isolate huo1 chromosome 5, SspV2, whole genome shotgun sequence:
- the LOC121804903 gene encoding calmodulin-2, with protein sequence MADQLTDDQISEFKEAFSLFDKDGDGCITTKELGTVMRSLGQNPTEAELQDMINEVDADGNGTIDFPEFLNLMARKMKDTDSEEELKEAFRVFDKDQNGFISAAELRHVMTNLGEKLTDEEVDEMIKEADVDGDGQINYEEFVKVMMAK encoded by the exons ATGGCGGATCAATTGACGGACGATCAGATCTCTGAGTTCAAGGAGGCCTTCAGCCTTTTCGATAAGGATGGAGAtg GCTGCATCACGACAAAGGAGCTGGGTACTGTGATGAGATCACTTGGTCAGAACCCGACCGAGGCTGAGCTCCAAGATATGATCAACGAGGTTGATGCTGATGGGAATGGAACTATTGACTTCCCAGAGTTCTTGAACCTCATGGCTAGGAAGATGAAGGATACTGACTCCGAGGAGGAGCTGAAAGAGGCGTTCCGTGTCTTCGACAAGGACCAGAATGGTTTCATCTCTGCTGCTGAGCTGCGCCATGTGATGACAAATCTGGGCGAGAAACTGACCGACGAGGAAGTAGATGAGATGATCAAGGAGGCCGACGTGGATGGCGACGGCCAAATCAACTACGAAGAGTTTGTTAAGGTTATGATGGCAAAGTAA